In Zonotrichia leucophrys gambelii isolate GWCS_2022_RI chromosome 8, RI_Zleu_2.0, whole genome shotgun sequence, one genomic interval encodes:
- the LOC135451240 gene encoding pancreatic alpha-amylase-like — MGIYFLLLVVGLCWGQYNPNTVPKRTSIVHLFEWRWQDIAEECERYLAPNGFGGVQISPPNENVIITDPQQPWWERYQPVSYKLCTRSGNETEFRDMVTRCNNVGVHIYVDAVINHMCGANAGAGDHATCGSYFNAKTEDFPAVPYSGWDFNDHKCKSRSGNIEDYHDISQVRDCRLVSLLDLALDREHVRSRVAAYLNRLIGLGVAGFRIDAAKHMWPADVKAILDKLEDLNTQWFPAGTKPFIYQEVIDLGGEPIKGSEYFGNGRVTEFKYGAKLGTVIRKWDGEKMAYLKNWGEGWGFVPSDRALVFVDNHDNQRGHGAGGASILTFWDARLYKMAVGFMLAHPYGVTRVMSSFHWPRYFQNGKDVNDWYGPPSNSDGSTKTVTINPDTTCGNDWVCEHRWRQIRNMVIFRNVVDGEPFSNWWDNGSNQVAFGRGNKGFIIFNNDDWSLNVSLQTGLPAGTYCDVISGQKEDDLCTAVEVHVAADGMANFLIGNEDQDPFIAIHVDAKL; from the exons ATGGGGATCTATTTTCTGCTGTTAGTTGTAGGGCTTTGTTGGGGGCAGTACAACCCCAACACTGTCCCAAAGAGAACCTCTATTGTGCATCTCTTTGAATGGCGCTGGCAGGACATTGCTGAGGAGTGTGAACGCTACTTAGCTCCTAATGGATTTGGCGGAGTTCAG ATTTCACCTCCAAATGAAAATGTTATCATTACTGACCCCCAGCAACCATGGTGGGAAAGATACCAGCCTGTCAGCTACAAGCTGTGCACAAGGTCTGGAAATGAAACTGAATTTAGAGACATGGTGACCCGGTGCAACAATGTTGGA GTGCACATTTATGTGGATGCAGTAATCAACCATATGTGTGGAGCCAATGCTGGGGCTGGTGACCATGCCACTTGTGGAAGCTATTTCAATGCAAAGACTGAAgatttcccagctgtgccctaTTCTGGCTGGGACTTTAATGATCATAAATGTAAATCTAGAAGTGGAAACATTGAGGATTATCATGATATATCTCAG GTGCGGGACTGCCGCCTGGTCAGCCTGCTGGACCTGGCCCTGGACAGGGAGCACGTGCGCTCCAGGGTTGCCGCATACCTGAACCGGCTCATCGGCCTGGGCGTCGCGGGCTTCCGCATCGACGCTGCCAAGCACATGTGGCCTGCCGACGTCAAGGCCATTTTAGACAAGCTGGAAGATCTAAATACTCAATGGTTTCCTGCAGGAACTAAACCTTTCATTTACCAAGAg GTGATTGACTTGGGTGGAGAGCCCATCAAAGGCAGCGAGTACTTTGGAAATGGCCGAGTGACAGAATTCAAGTACGGTGCCAAACTGGGGACAGTGATCCGCAAGTGGGATGGAGAAAAGATGGCCTACTTAAA GAACTGGGGAGAAGGCTGGGGCTTTGTGCCTTCTGACAGAGCCCTGGTCTTTGTGGACAATCACGACAACCAGAGAGGACACGGGGCTGGTGGAGCTTCTATTCTGACCTTCTGGGATGCCAG GCTCTATAAAATGGCAGTTGGTTTCATGCTTGCCCATCCGTATGGAGTCACACGTGTGATGTCAAGTTTTCACTGGCCAAGatattttcaaaatggaaag GACGTCAATGACTGGTATGGGCCCCCAAGTAACTCAGATGGCTCCACAAAGACCGTTACAATCAATCCAGACACGACCTGTGGCAACGACTGGGTTTGTGAACATCGCTGGCGTCAGATCAG GAACATGGTCATCTTCCGTAACGTGGTGGATGGTGAGCCTTTCTCCAACTGGTGGGACAATGGCAGCAATCAAGTGGCTTTTGGCCGTGGTAATAAAGGCTTCATCATCTTCAATAATGATGATTG GTCCTTGAATGTATCTCTGCAAACCGGTCTGCCTGCTGGCACTTACTGTGATGTCATTTCTGGGCAAAAGGAAGATGACTTGTGTACAGCAGTTGAAGTTCACGTTGCTGCTGATGGCATGGCTAATTTCCTAATTGGGAATGAAGACCAAGACCCATTCATTGCCATTCATGTTGATGCTAAATTGTAA